In Planococcus citri chromosome 4, ihPlaCitr1.1, whole genome shotgun sequence, the genomic window atgaaaaaaaacacatctcaaGCGCAAATCGATTTGTACATCATTAGcgcaaatgcattaaaaaaatgcatcccaAGCGCAACAAAGAACGCCGCTATCAATACACTTTCCCGGTTTGCTTTACGTAGGGGGTTTCAAACTGTTGGTCAGTAACGCagtttatgtaggtatgtaacaCAACTTacaagtacatagtacatacaagGGGAGTTCCAAAAGTAACGCCTCCAAGCTCATAGTTTGAGTACTGAAACTTTCCATATGCGGAAGTTTCTCTATCtgtggtacccaccttccatgctaatatcaacccAAATGCTCTCGGGGGCCATTTCTCCCCTCTTATGCGCCTATAGGCTGTAtctgtatgtatttttcagaaaacccctttttttttgaatgactgtagttacaccccccccctctgtagatacaaaaaaagttgatacatcattacatcggaaatttgacgtagattattttgtctagctacatatttttcgctaaaatgcaatgcgggggagaaaatggcgaaaaacgtgttttgaggggctaaaatccaccgtGCGAAGATGCACCAGGTGGATCGGGGGTGATTCCACATATGTTGTTTAGGtttgttagcaattttgtttgggtttgCCCCCATAAAGTGCTTTACCGACTGTACTAAGTATGTAGTTATGTTTATCCTTATTTATTTAATAACTTTCCATGTGATTTTTCTGTGATATCAAATTTGGGAACCACTGTTTATGAAAAACCGTTTTACCCTTCGTGGCATTCTTTGTTGCGCTTgggatgcattttttaaatgcatttgcGCTTGCGATGTGTAAATCGATTTGCGCTTGGGATGTGTTTTTTGTTAGGTCATTAGCGCTTGCGATCTACGCCCCTATGTTCTTTAGATTTTTCTGTTGTTTTACTGGTTGGAACATCTTTTCTGTTGGATGAAAATAGGTGGAAGGGGAGAAAGGCagtcaaaaatgttcaactcaATAAGTAGCAGTGAATCTTGAAACGCAGaccatgattttgaaaaaaatgttcctaTGAAtgtacaggtttttttttgaaaatttaatttttgatttttttttgggatgtTATACAAGTTtgtcagaaaatcaatttttgaatggaCACTGCTGGAATTGTTTCATAATCACCTAAAACAGTCACGAAGGTTCTCGGTTTGCTGCAAGTATATACTTATTACAGATGACTTAGCTCATTTTTGGCACTTccagagcgaaaaaaaaatggtcccaAAACGGATAGGTAGTTTTTCAGGGTTGTAAGAAAGTCAGAAaacgttgccaaaaattaaaataacccAAAGATatctacaatattttttttaaattgctaatttttgaaaaaagactggaaattaattttcactagGAAACATTAtcgaaaattggaatatttgacccaattacaattttttttatttgtaatggTTCGTTTATTGTTTAAAGATGAAAATggttcccaaaaattttgaaaatttgcccagTACCTGTGTAAtgtttttattctaatttttaaaaattttcaaaaaattgtcaaaattcaaaaaataaactttagcatgctctttcgatctgaaTTATTAGCTTCAATCATCTCCAAAACAACAGGAAAAAGTCATGAGATGTTTGACATAGCAATTTGAGCACCCCTtccaattaaaaaaacatttcaaaaacactcGAATATTCGATATATTACCTTTGAAGGACAAAATAGTCAAATTAGGAGATCCAGGGGTGGCATTCATCATACAAGACGACTGTTCCTCAGGTGTGAATTCGAAACTACCACCACGTTGCTGCACTTGATaccaaaagaaaatattcttcATCGCATTTTCATTACTGCACGATCCACACATCATAGTAGTCACATGATTTAAACCTTTAGGAGCAACctgtgaattattgaaaaacagACCGGTATTTAATTGGGAGAGGTAAAATCTTTGGAAACAATAAGAATAAATACCAACACTCAATAACACGTTTTCCAATTTATGGATCCAATCAGCTCCTGGAAAGTAACCCAGAGCTGGTCTATTAACCACTGCTTTCtagttaaaaacaaaataaccattaagtaagtaggtaaaaatcAGTCATTCTAATGGCACATGAATCATTCATTACTCACGACATTGTCTAGCTTTTGTAAAGCTTGAATTATTTCAGGATGATTATATCCGATGGGAATGGACGATATTTGCATGTAAACATCCAACAAAACATTACCATCCACGTCGACGAAATAATTTCCGATTGATTTCTCATAATCGCCGAATAACTGCACCGAGTTGCTTTGCTAAAACATGataaaacttgattaaaaacaCACGTGACCAATTAATCGATTGTTAGCTTCAAGTTCGCGCCTACCTGTACTTTCCCTAGCCTCTCAATATAGCTTTTGGTTTTCGGTCCGGGTACTTCGGTTTTTACACTAGGTCCAGCCGGTTCCAATCCCTCGAAGGATGATACGAATCTGTAGTTATCTAtaacattatattttttcagtacATCGAAAACCGCAGGAGGTAAATACGAAGTGGCGTTCTTCAATAATctctcatttaaaatttttttccaagcgagaaaattattaaatgacATGACCATCGGTAAATTAACCGTTTCCTTTAATATTATTCTAGATggttattttgaattaaaatattttccaaacaatcgaatggaatttattttatgtttttgaaatttgaacaatataCGAAGACGTTCTAGGTACGttaattataatgaaaaaaaataacacttcaATTCGACATTctgtacaaaaaaaacattgataaaaactCACTTTTCAGTTTAAATATCCGTTTTAAACAGGCGCAGCTCATGTTTTGCATGGTAATTCGAGCGGTGAACATTACAACTCGAAAGCAACTTAAGAATACCGATTCTCTTCGGCGCTAAATGGATCTTACGCGGAAGCAGGTTATTTAAATTCGTTATCaaatattaaacattttttatcacataatttgtaataaaataacACCTAAACCGACTTCAATTCAATCTGGTATGTACTAGACTAGTAGGTGTTATTTTAACCAATTGTTAACTACTAAAGAAGTGGGGAGAGCGACGTTATGTTTTTAAACTAGCGAGCGGTGCGGTTGTGCTggtagaataggtaggtatagctatGAAAAAGTAAAAGGGCCAGCGCAGCTCCCAGCTTTGAGAAAATGTGTCAGTGATGGGGGAAATAATCGATAGAATTTCGGTACCCTAGTTTAAGCTTTCCCTCCAACAAAACAAACGATAATGGTGATATAAATTACCGGCGaagatgggaatttttttcaccggTTGGTGCCTTGGAATTTGTTGAATTGTTCATGAACTAAAATTCGTAGagctaaaaataaattgattaaataataTTAACAAAAAACTGGATTTAATTCATAACTCGatcgaaaaattcacgaatcctTCCAAAAATTCTGCAACCCGGTGGTTCCATTGATCCTCGTCAAATCATTCCTCTATAAATCACACCCtgtcgaaaaatgaacaaaattttctcattataatttttttcttactctaaattttgtaaagttcttgaaattcaaaaaattgtcagtttaATAACGTTTTCTCTTCTGGCCTCACTCTTTCTAAAcactacaaaaaattcaaaaaattttcaagagtcttgaaaaataaaaaccttaaaattgacaaaatatccaaaaactttCGCAGgtattacgagtatatgtatTTTTCGTATGCATGTTATTCAAATTGCATACGGTTCATGTTTGCAGGCGTTTCTaacttgaaatggaaaaatgtacctacttataaaaataactatcaaGTCCAGTACGCCGAAAATAACACaatatcgaataattttcaatacaaaatgATTCGCGTACGTTTTATTGTCTCAAAAGATTGTATTTCTGCACATTTCTTatgatttttaatcattttacgATGAATATCATTAAAACCGTAGTTCCGAAGCTGGTTTCGGTATTCCATTGCTTGAGCATTAGGTAGGTTTCTGCTCACCTTGTAACagtgttttctttttgaaactctaattttactttttgttcaATCGTATTCTCATCTAGTTccatctgaaaaatttgaaaataatgagttattatttattgtttttcgtgcttttttaattttacatgaaaattactcacttcgGTGAACTGAagaaatttactatttttttcaaccttgtcaAAGGATCGAAGATACTTTTGTCGATGTAGAAGAACTGTATCAACGTGAGTTTTATGTTTCATAGCTAATTCCAAAGCTCTACAGCACAGAgaacaaaataataatgtttACTTACTGAATAATAATTCGAATAAAAGGGCTCTGGAAGTCGaattttggtgacatttttacggcccaaaatattcaaaacggtttaaaattCGACGagaagttgaaatattttaaagagaattttttgaaatcatttttgaagaattttgagtccaaagtgttgaaatttaaaaaaaacatgtttccTGAAATTTTCGACCCATGAAGGTGGTATGTGAAAAGCCACTGGATTTTCTGAGcaacaaaaattccaatcaacCGCACACTTTCTGCCGAATCTGACTGTAGACTAATTATTTCTAATCTctttataggaaaaaaaattaccttagcCATCGATGAGTACAAATATTCAAATAAACAGCCCGAAAAATTAATCCATTTTGTAGCAAGATCGACTCTGCATCTTCTGTATTTCCACCCAGTAAAGCGAGTTCTGCTGCTTGGATGGATTTATTTTTGATAGTCTACAAAAcgaaaatattgttgaaaaaattctagtaAAATTCAATCAGTGATTTAAGATTATTCATTGATCATTGATGACAAATCTTACTTTAATGTATTGAATAAATGAAACTTTATCGAGTAAATCGATGGCAGCATAGGCTTCCTCTGCAGTATCGAGCTCTTTTCCGAAAATTGCTAATCCTGCTAAGCAAGTCCATAATATTTCGTCCTGCAAAACATCggataggtaataaaaaaaatcattttttcaacgtattttgGTCCAATAATAATTATGGCCATACCTTCACACTTCGACATAATTTCAAAGCGTTTTTCCAATTGTTCGTAGTACCATAAGAAtgtaaaattgacataaaaggcGATGTGCAGCTGTTGATCAAAGATCCATCCGATCTACGAATATTTACATGGTTTCGTATAAAATTAACTATGCTGGGATTTCTTccaaattcactgaaaaatttcaagccattAAAATCTTGAACAATGagtttagtaaaaaaaatatatcgcgtggaaaaaataatacctcGTATCTTTTACTAAAGTTGATCTACGAAGTAAACGAGGATCAACGAATACGATACCGGGATAGTACCAAACAGTTAGTGTAGTTTCCTGAATACCTGCCAAAGTATTGTAATCGTGATTCCAAAATATGGACTGTACCATTATTCCTtcgggggaaaaaatttaaaaaaattctttattaaaatttaaaattattaagaTACCTACTCTGATACAGTATTGAAAACTAAcctaatttatcaattttcctcGATGAAGAAATTCCTGCTTTTGTAGGCACTGATAAAATATACAAATCTCTATTTTTATCGATAAATGCCAATTGCCTATTTTGTATGGATCCGGCTTGATTTAGAGCTAAATCAGTTACACCAATTTTATGGGTGAAAGGAGGTGGATTTACACTTGAGCCGATTTCCAATAAATGAATCactggaataaaaaatattcaacttgaaTATTCATCAACacgtctcaaaaaaaaaaaaaaaaacaactttgtaAGTAATATTTACCTTTATCATCAATTTGATCTCTTATTGCTAATGTGTCATTACTTAATGATATCATGTCATCGCTGATTAAATCACACAGCATATTAGGCCATTTTGGAGTCGATGCATTCCTTCCATCGTATGAATAGATATTTACAGAGCTAGGTTCCACTAGAGCAAACACTctgcaaaaaatcatcaaataagTATTTGTTTCAAGACAtttacatacgtaggtacctatatcagtAAAAAAAAGGTGATCGACGTACTTTTCAGCCATAAGAATAATCATTACACATCCTTCTTTTAATTCCATGATGTGAggagtattgaaattattcacattgaaAATATGACATTGTGTAGGGGTAGCTACAACTATTCTTTTGTAACGAATCACTACGTGAATGATTCTTTCGGGAAAATCCAATTTCTCCATAACTTCGCCACTTATATCTTTAACTTGCAAGCATTTTCTGCTGGTGACAAGTAATTCATAATTTAACCATTCGTAACGCCTGTAATTAAATAATCGTTCATAGAATCATTGCACATATTTCTCAAGTGAGTAGGTATACCATTGAAATATTctaagtacctatcaaaaattagaaaatttagtgcataataatttcagtaaataagtaagtgaatatttttaattaatgaaatgaaaaaaatattttacagatTGAAAGCAATACCTTTCTATGATGTGAGCCACGAGTAAATTACCGTTAGCACAAGCACAAGCAACTTGTGTGCCATCAC contains:
- the Oseg5 gene encoding intraflagellar transport protein 80 homolog isoform X1 is translated as MRFKISVFKQSDTNEPLCAVGWNLSEEVFSCGDDRVLLKWNLFTKDSIKLYDFPENAYPIDLHCFVRNQGGLKRQKVEQILLTSADGKFHIIGKNGRTEKTADAHRGAVLVGKWSSDGSSLLTGGEDGQIKIWSKSGMLRSTVVQESTPIYSAAWSPDSNQILYTSNKMLIIKTLSGNVKSNRWKAHEGLILKVSWNSNNNLIVSGSEDCRYKVWDTYGRQLYSSVVHDYPITSLDWAPSGDLFAIGSFNTLRLCDRAGWSHCLEMPNSDSIYSISWSSDGTQVACACANGNLLVAHIIERRYEWLNYELLVTSRKCLQVKDISGEVMEKLDFPERIIHVVIRYKRIVVATPTQCHIFNVNNFNTPHIMELKEGCVMIILMAEKVFALVEPSSVNIYSYDGRNASTPKWPNMLCDLISDDMISLSNDTLAIRDQIDDKVIHLLEIGSSVNPPPFTHKIGVTDLALNQAGSIQNRQLAFIDKNRDLYILSVPTKAGISSSRKIDKLGIMVQSIFWNHDYNTLAGIQETTLTVWYYPGIVFVDPRLLRRSTLVKDTSEFGRNPSIVNFIRNHVNIRRSDGSLINSCTSPFMSILHSYGTTNNWKNALKLCRSVKDEILWTCLAGLAIFGKELDTAEEAYAAIDLLDKVSFIQYIKTIKNKSIQAAELALLGGNTEDAESILLQNGLIFRAVYLNICTHRWLRALELAMKHKTHVDTVLLHRQKYLRSFDKVEKNSKFLQFTEMELDENTIEQKVKLEFQKENTVTR
- the Oseg5 gene encoding intraflagellar transport protein 80 homolog isoform X2, with protein sequence MTDDRVLLKWNLFTKDSIKLYDFPENAYPIDLHCFVRNQGGLKRQKVEQILLTSADGKFHIIGKNGRTEKTADAHRGAVLVGKWSSDGSSLLTGGEDGQIKIWSKSGMLRSTVVQESTPIYSAAWSPDSNQILYTSNKMLIIKTLSGNVKSNRWKAHEGLILKVSWNSNNNLIVSGSEDCRYKVWDTYGRQLYSSVVHDYPITSLDWAPSGDLFAIGSFNTLRLCDRAGWSHCLEMPNSDSIYSISWSSDGTQVACACANGNLLVAHIIERRYEWLNYELLVTSRKCLQVKDISGEVMEKLDFPERIIHVVIRYKRIVVATPTQCHIFNVNNFNTPHIMELKEGCVMIILMAEKVFALVEPSSVNIYSYDGRNASTPKWPNMLCDLISDDMISLSNDTLAIRDQIDDKVIHLLEIGSSVNPPPFTHKIGVTDLALNQAGSIQNRQLAFIDKNRDLYILSVPTKAGISSSRKIDKLGIMVQSIFWNHDYNTLAGIQETTLTVWYYPGIVFVDPRLLRRSTLVKDTSEFGRNPSIVNFIRNHVNIRRSDGSLINSCTSPFMSILHSYGTTNNWKNALKLCRSVKDEILWTCLAGLAIFGKELDTAEEAYAAIDLLDKVSFIQYIKTIKNKSIQAAELALLGGNTEDAESILLQNGLIFRAVYLNICTHRWLRALELAMKHKTHVDTVLLHRQKYLRSFDKVEKNSKFLQFTEMELDENTIEQKVKLEFQKENTVTR